The window GCCGCATCTTGTCCGCGTGCAcatttctttgcaagtccttaaactttttttcatcattcatttttgatacatgacaatacatcatcacattttgactagtaaagcaaggtcaaagaaaacaagaatcacaagaatacatttgagaagatatccaacttttataactgctcccttgagttgggttagggccttctcgatgcactcattattgatctgtggaggaggctcgacgttgcaccctcctttcttcttcaagccagaagtcgatGTTTGCTTCCTCATACGTAGTATCGTgcctagcctctaatctagcaacaagtacacttgtctcatctacatcctctaggctagctaaaagtgcacgaacatgtactaaatttggctctatcaatatatcgatgtactcttctccccaataccaaaacttgcatccattctacataataaaacttaaagttagcacaactagtctaatccgaaagcacaaaccgaagctaaaaagagcacataccccatcgtttaggcacttgatgaacacccatccgggatgttccggcgttgtagacacgcggcgcatgaccatccttgggcagtggtcgcacttgatgaggggcaacggtgtgccgacgagcttttgggcaagcaccgagcccggccggccgccattcgtgtatctgccggcggaccaccgacggtgcagatccgagcggctagaggacgagccactgcctgcatgtggccttgcggccctgccagggccttccggcgaggtgcccggtcagtccatggcgcggcccggcctcccgcagccgggcgagctcaagaccgaccggatccgccccaaatccggccggcgggtgcgcaaaccaggtggccgtggttgggtagctcggcggcgacGAGGAGAAGGGGCTGGGTGAGCGCGCGTCCGAGttgcacggctgcaatggcagcggcggcggcggcggggaggggaagagtggggaagagtggagaagagtggagtgggatgcggccggagggagggagggaggcggatAGAAAAGGCCCGTCCtttgccaccgacgggcgggccaggggaggacacgcgcagacggcCGTCGCATCCACGTGGTGTctgtttcaccccaaaagcggcgcaaacttgaGCCGCGGATGGATCGAAAAcagacacaaaacggacaaaaatccgtttgctcccgcgcgctgggccgcccggtttatccgttttaccccaaacggaggGCTCCGGACAGGacggggtcgcgcggtggagttggcttaACGTGTGCTGACAAACTGCATTCTtagtcatatactccctccgttcggaattacttgtcgcgaaaatggatgtatctagacgtattttagttctagatacatctattttcgaGACAAATAATTCCGAACGGTGGAAGTAGTTCACAAACATATAATTCACCAAACCACACAACTAATCTAATTTAGTCGAACTCGGTCAAGTTGAACGGTGGTGGCGCTGAGATTGACATGCGGGTCAGACTATGGTGATCTTGTCAATGCGAACGTGGAGGGACAATTTCTTAACAAACATATAGTCAGCATATATTTGGTTTACATGCTACCCAAATATCTTACATCCAACAGCCACAAGATACTaacgtcaaaaaaaaaaaaaaacagccaCAAGATACCTCTTCCTTGTACTAATCATGTGGGAACTAACAAGTACTCATCTGATGTTGAACGAATCGATGCATGCTACCAAAATCCATCATCGGTTAAGCTAAATTAAACCAAACTAGACTAAGCCTTATTAGTATCAAGATTAGTAGAACCCTAGGCATAGCAGAATCATTTAGTAGGTGATCTTGTCAATGCGAAGGTGGAGGGACACCGTCCTGGACGGGCCAGCCCCGGCAAGCAGCTTGTGCGGCAccgtcaagaaggtcagctcctccACGGCGACGGCGCCGGGCTCCTTGCTGCTCGTCACCTGGATGTCCGCCCGGACCGTGTCGGTCCTGTCGTTGGCGGCCGCCGGCGGCCCGTTCGCCCACaccttggccacgtagtgcggcggCGGGGACGCCCCCGCCCTGATGCACACCACCGACAAGGCGATGGGCACGCCCAGGCCGAGCGAGCCGCCGACCACGAGGAACgcacggccgtcctcctccgcgaacagcaggCGGCGCGGCTCCGACACGGGCACCTcgagctggagcaccttgccgtactgaaCCGCGTGCACCGGCATGGAATGGACGGCGCTGAGGTGGTGgcggagcgccggcggcgggccttcgaaGCCGCAGCCGGACACCGGGCACTTGCAGGGCGCGAGCGGGCACGCGCTCTTGTGGTCGTCGAGCTTGTGGTAGGTGACCTGGCGGCCGCAGCCGTGGTGGTCGCACTTCATCCTGGCCGAGGAGACGAAGGCGTCCACAAAGGGGCAGccgtggaagtcgccgccgaggtcACACCTCTGGCACTGCTTCCAGGGGAGCTTCGCGACGCAGCTGCCGCAAGCCAGGTGGCCGCCTTTGCACTAGACAGATTGAGGGAGGGAAGTAAGAAAATACTACTAAAATCGGTGCGTGCAGCTGCTGCTAGACTCGATTCAGTTCATGGGATGTTGAGTAGCCAAACCTCAGAAATTGCTCTAGTACACCAACCTGGAAGACGGGAGGCTTGAAGGGGGAGAAGCAGATGGGGCAGTCAAGCATGCTGGCTTCAATCCTCACGGTGGCCTCCGTCCTCCTCGTGCCGTGTTCCGACGCCTCCGTGAtggcgccgccaccacctcctcttcCTTGGGCCCCTGGATTATGCACAACGATTTCTTTCTTCACCGGGACATTGAGATTGGGcagctccatctccatctccatggcCGAACTAGCAGCCTGCGTTCGCCTGGAACAAACCTctctggatctctctctctctctctctctctctggtgtcTGGTGAAGGGCTGCAAGAGAAGACTAGAGGAGAAAGGATGAGACAGAGAGACTAGAGGAAAAAAGGCAGCAAGCGCACGGCACAGTAAACGAGCAAGCAGCTGAGTTAATGTGACGCCCAAAGTTGCAACAGTCAAAGAGCAAAACGAAGCACCATAGATTTGGTGTAGCCTGCTTGGTCCTTGGCAGGTGGGGAAGATACTACAGTGAACAAACTAAAGTGTTTTGAAGCCGAAGCTCTATACTCCCTCTGTGTAATAATGCACTAGTACGCGTAGATTTTTATTAACAATCAAACTTTGTAAATTTAGTTTACAGAGATAATTATTTATATCTGTAATACCAAATATATAGTATAAAACTGCATCTTATAATGAATCTAATCATATAATCTTGGCATTCTAGATGTAGATGTTTTTTATCCATAAATTTGGACAAAGTTTATGAGATTtgacatttcaaaaaaaaaacacaacATTATGAAATAGAAAGGGTATTATAGTTTCTCTGCTCGTAGTATTAACTCTATGCGAGATAGTTTGCAACACATTTCGATGAGATTCCttgtatgaaacatgaatattttgAGTAATAATATAAGAGCTACAACTGAAAATATGTTTTTTTTGTATAGTTGCataatatttattaaatataaataTCACAATAGAAAGGAAATTCTCATTCATATTTGCATGTTGAGGTGAGTCTTTTCTCATGTATGTTGcatgatgtggcatgcttgcatgctTAGAGAAATAGATTAGTGGGGATGAGCCTTTTTTCCATGCATGTTGCATGATGTGGTGGCCTGCTTGTATGTTGAGAGAAATAGTTTAGTGGGGCTAGCTATTTAGGTATAGAAGATAAAAAGTAGAGGAACAAAAGACACGGTAGATTGATGAACATTGCTGGCCGTACGAAGATTCCCAGGACGACAACGCCACTTGAACCACGAGTGTAGGATCCTAGTGTCGTATGCGGGTCGGACACATATCATACCCAAAGCAACTTCGTTGATCGAAATGTAAACACTATTAGTCTATAAAAAATTAACACAAAATGAAAAAGAAGGTTTGGATCTAATTCAATAGGAATTTTCATCATCCAATCTAACCTTAGGTTCTCACTTCTTCATTGCCAACTTCCGCCCTCAAGATAAAGACACAAACATACAAAGTGTTGAGGATACCTTCCAAAGAGCAGGTtgaaaaaaatataatgatgaCATGGGAGTGACACAAGTACCACAAACCCAACACCCAACAACAAAAACAGAAGAGTCCACCCCTAACAAACTACAACCAAGACTATTAAAGAGGATTGAAGCCGAGTCCCCATGAGAACCTACCGAACACCTAGGATTCGGACACACCGAGCCACCTCCGGAAGGGGCCATCTCACCGTAGCGATAGCCCCCTCACTTCGGGTCATGGACAACCTCTCCTGCCAAGGGACAACCAGGACTGAGAACAAGGACCAGGGGACCCATCTACATGATAGGAGATAAACAGATGCAACCCACTCCACAGACTATGACGTGATACTCTAGGGGGAGGCAAAGCCGATGTCGTAGGCCATCTGCCACCGAGAGGGACCGAGATTCCGCGACGATACCATCAAAAGGGTGAAGGCTTCGGGCGCAACCGCCATCA is drawn from Triticum aestivum cultivar Chinese Spring unplaced genomic scaffold, IWGSC CS RefSeq v2.1 scaffold11051, whole genome shotgun sequence and contains these coding sequences:
- the LOC123172386 gene encoding putative E3 ubiquitin-protein ligase SINA-like 6, with the translated sequence MEMEMELPNLNVPVKKEIVVHNPGAQGRGGGGGAITEASEHGTRRTEATVRIEASMLDCPICFSPFKPPVFQCKGGHLACGSCVAKLPWKQCQRCDLGGDFHGCPFVDAFVSSARMKCDHHGCGRQVTYHKLDDHKSACPLAPCKCPVSGCGFEGPPPALRHHLSAVHSMPVHAVQYGKVLQLEVPVSEPRRLLFAEEDGRAFLVVGGSLGLGVPIALSVVCIRAGASPPPHYVAKVWANGPPAAANDRTDTVRADIQVTSSKEPGAVAVEELTFLTVPHKLLAGAGPSRTVSLHLRIDKITY